Proteins from one Triticum aestivum cultivar Chinese Spring chromosome 7A, IWGSC CS RefSeq v2.1, whole genome shotgun sequence genomic window:
- the LOC123150240 gene encoding protein PHOSPHATE-INDUCED 1 yields MAKRNLLLLALMALASSMAAASVTSSTRKLMFLVQPQPNQLTYHNGAVLHGDIPISVLWYGSFTAAQKAIVSDFLLSLSAAPPASPAPSVSQWWSSIQQLYLSKAAAVGEHGAGATKAARVVLSDQVSDEACSLGKSLKLSQLPALAAKARPAIGGIALVLTAQDVSVEGFCMSRCGRHGTVDAKSGTAYVWAGNPATQCAGQCAWPFHQPASGPQAPPLVAPNGDVGMDGLIINVASMVAGAVTNPFGDGFYQGEREAPLEAATACPGVYGKGAYPGNAGQLLVDGATGASYNAHGAHGRKYLLPALFDPATSACSTLV; encoded by the coding sequence ATGGCCAAGAGAAACCTGCTCCTCCTGGCGCTAATGGCGCTCGCCTCAAGCATGGCGGCCGCGTCGGTTACCTCGAGCACGAGGAAGCTCATGTTCCTGGTTCAGCCCCAGCCGAACCAACTCACGTACCACAACGGTGCCGTGCTGCACGGCGATATCCCCATCTCCGTCCTCTGGTACGGCAGCTTCACGGCTGCGCAGAAGGCCATCGTCTCCGacttcctcctctccctctccgccgcgcCCCCCGCTTCCCCGGCGCCGTCCGTATCCCAGTGGTGGAGCAGCATCCAGCAGCTGTACCTCTCCAAGGCGGCAGCCGTCGGCGAGCACGGCGCCGGCGCCACCAAGGCCGCACGGGTGGTCCTGTCCGACCAGGTTTCCGACGAGGCGTGCTCGCTCGGGAAGAGCCTGAAGCTGTCCCAGCTCCCGGCGCTGGCGGCGAAGGCGAGGCCCGCGATTGGCGGCATCGCGTTGGTGCTCACGGCGCAGGACGTGAGCGTGGAGGGTTTCTGCATGAGCCGGTGCGGCCGGCACGGGACCGTGGACGCCAAGTCCGGCACGGCCTACGTGTGGGCCGGCAACCCGGCGACGCAGTGCGCCGGGCAGTGCGCGTGGCCGTTTCACCAGCCGGCGTCCGGGCCCCAGGCACCGCCGCTGGTGGCTCCGAACGGCGACGTGGGCATGGACGGGCTCATCATCAACGTGGCGAGCATGGTGGCCGGCGCGGTGACCAACCCGTTCGGCGACGGGTTCTACCAGGGGGAGCGCGAGGCCCCGCTGGAGGCCGCGACGGCGTGCCCGGGGGTGTACGGCAAGGGCGCGTACCCCGGGAACGCCGGCCAGCTGCTGGTGGACGGGGCCACCGGAGCGAGCTACAACGCCCACGGCGCGCACGGGAGGAAGTACCTGCTCCCGGCGCTGTTCGACCCCGCCACCTCCGCCTGCTCCACGCTCGTGTAG